The proteins below are encoded in one region of Paenibacillus sp. YYML68:
- a CDS encoding endospore germination permease has protein sequence MSTGLHIISYRQFTWLIAALLTGGGLLTVQHELIRVSKTDAWVSFFFPAVYALLVGYVLTMLAIRFPNKNMYEINTIVFGRLGGIVANLVLVIHFWSILMRDLRAFGKFIGTILLPNTPQEIVLLLFVSILIFYGRTSIEVVARVNELFFPVFFILMLILPLLLSNELNRTLIQPVLTINAQSLTSTSLLGTGWYGDILIAGAFMHTMWSSKQLRSSFRHGIMLSTFLLSIALLMAVLVLGPNIPGNIIYPNYSLVQHIHITDFLDRVDLIILSILFPVSVCKIIYIYLAFLLGISSLVKRREYALINTPAGLWLLLTTLIAFKTTTEVFSFGNYCSPVFILGYQPLLLIGLIALSRRFPSRGEMNEQDQGDTQTSGRRSNRSGLEVILDWFNRISYSTLLTTGNLLIVACAALLLIGMWLGPTFAIVGNICGVLYALCFTAVLLTTHLELKKASTYRVQSPRQFRQAVGNSEG, from the coding sequence ATGTCAACGGGCTTACACATCATCAGCTATCGGCAATTCACATGGCTCATCGCCGCCCTGCTAACGGGTGGAGGTCTGCTGACTGTGCAGCATGAGCTGATCCGGGTGAGCAAGACCGACGCTTGGGTCAGCTTCTTCTTCCCGGCAGTCTACGCGCTGCTTGTGGGCTACGTGCTTACGATGCTTGCCATCCGCTTTCCGAACAAGAACATGTATGAAATCAATACGATCGTCTTCGGTCGCCTCGGCGGAATCGTCGCGAACCTGGTGCTTGTCATACACTTCTGGTCCATCCTCATGCGCGACCTGCGGGCGTTCGGCAAGTTCATCGGCACGATCCTGCTGCCGAACACACCGCAGGAGATCGTCCTCCTGCTGTTCGTCAGCATCCTGATCTTCTACGGACGAACTAGCATCGAGGTCGTGGCGCGGGTGAACGAGCTGTTCTTCCCGGTGTTCTTCATTCTGATGCTCATTCTACCGTTGCTGCTGTCGAACGAGCTGAATCGCACGCTGATCCAGCCCGTGCTTACGATCAACGCGCAGAGCTTGACCTCCACCTCGCTGCTCGGGACGGGCTGGTACGGCGACATCCTGATCGCAGGGGCGTTCATGCATACGATGTGGAGCAGCAAGCAGCTGAGGTCTTCATTCCGGCACGGGATCATGCTCTCGACATTTCTGCTGTCCATTGCCTTGCTGATGGCTGTGCTCGTGCTCGGACCGAACATACCCGGCAATATCATTTACCCGAATTACAGCCTGGTGCAGCACATTCATATTACCGACTTTCTCGATCGGGTCGATCTCATTATACTGAGCATCTTGTTCCCGGTTTCTGTGTGCAAAATTATATATATTTACCTTGCATTCCTGCTCGGTATATCGAGCCTGGTCAAGCGAAGAGAGTATGCGCTGATCAATACGCCCGCCGGTCTATGGCTGCTGCTGACGACGCTGATCGCGTTCAAGACGACGACCGAGGTGTTCAGCTTCGGCAACTACTGCTCACCCGTCTTCATCCTCGGCTACCAGCCGCTGCTGCTCATCGGACTGATCGCCCTGTCCCGCCGATTCCCAAGCCGCGGGGAGATGAACGAACAGGATCAAGGCGATACGCAGACGAGCGGCCGGCGAAGTAACAGGAGCGGTCTGGAGGTAATCCTGGATTGGTTTAACCGCATATCGTACAGCACGCTGCTCACGACAGGCAACCTGCTAATCGTCGCTTGCGCCGCCTTGCTCCTGATAGGTATGTGGCTCGGACCGACCTTCGCAATAGTTGGAAATATATGCGGCGTGCTGTATGCCCTGTGCTTCACCGCAGTACTGCTTACGACCCATCTGGAGCTGAAGAAGGCCTCGACGTACCGAGTACAATCGCCTCGGCAATTCCGCCAAGCTGTCGGTAACTCCGAGGGTTGA
- a CDS encoding Ger(x)C family spore germination protein, with amino-acid sequence MGKWTRCGLVLTLTLLLPGCWDRTEVNDIGFILSSAIDLEKDGSIRYSVLLPLPGQMGGATGGGGGTSGGMSYYIDSEVGRTFREAQSKLQERMPRRMFLAHRRTILVGEALAKDSIRFIFDAIPRSPESRMTTYFIVAEGKAYELLQSTPKFERFPSEAIRELAKSKVVVDMNMKDFALALSTTGADPVAVFMGVRESEKGLKNSKEIQILGYSQFKGDRMIGTLQGDEAFGLGLLKGRSVHIPVTVTMEDRHLSFRIYDSQCQIKPKIQNGKLSYEIDVETQAKVVESSGYYDFSQQDKINAAEERVEAFIKKSIESAIKKMIDNEADSAQFGNYIWRAYPNAWKQRYRPEWPGALKQAEFVINVDAILAESGLIYNNVTATETHR; translated from the coding sequence ATGGGCAAGTGGACACGATGCGGTCTGGTGCTCACACTCACGCTCCTGCTCCCCGGCTGCTGGGACCGGACGGAGGTGAATGATATCGGTTTTATTCTGTCCTCGGCGATTGATCTGGAGAAGGACGGGAGCATCCGTTATTCCGTCCTGCTGCCGCTCCCCGGTCAGATGGGCGGCGCGACCGGCGGCGGCGGCGGTACGAGCGGCGGCATGAGCTACTATATCGATTCGGAGGTCGGCCGTACGTTCCGTGAGGCGCAGTCGAAGCTTCAGGAGCGTATGCCAAGGCGTATGTTCCTCGCTCATCGCAGAACGATCCTGGTCGGGGAGGCGCTCGCCAAGGACAGCATCCGCTTCATCTTCGATGCGATTCCGCGCTCGCCAGAGAGCCGGATGACCACCTATTTCATTGTCGCAGAAGGTAAGGCATACGAGCTGCTGCAGTCGACACCGAAGTTCGAGCGGTTCCCGTCCGAGGCGATTCGGGAGCTGGCCAAGTCCAAGGTCGTCGTCGATATGAACATGAAGGATTTCGCATTAGCCTTGAGCACGACCGGGGCGGATCCGGTCGCGGTCTTCATGGGAGTAAGGGAGTCCGAGAAAGGGCTGAAGAATTCCAAGGAGATCCAGATATTGGGCTACAGTCAATTCAAGGGAGATCGAATGATCGGCACCCTTCAGGGAGACGAGGCTTTTGGACTCGGGCTCTTGAAGGGCCGCTCCGTGCACATTCCTGTTACGGTGACGATGGAGGATAGGCACTTGTCATTCCGAATCTATGACTCCCAGTGCCAGATCAAGCCCAAAATCCAGAACGGGAAGCTCTCTTACGAGATCGATGTGGAGACGCAGGCCAAGGTTGTCGAGAGCTCAGGCTACTACGACTTCAGCCAGCAGGACAAAATCAATGCGGCTGAGGAGCGAGTTGAAGCGTTCATTAAGAAGAGCATCGAGTCGGCCATTAAGAAGATGATCGATAACGAGGCCGATTCGGCCCAGTTCGGCAACTACATCTGGCGCGCCTATCCGAATGCATGGAAGCAGCGCTACAGGCCGGAGTGGCCTGGCGCGCTGAAGCAGGCTGAATTCGTCATCAATGTCGACGCAATTCTTGCCGAATCCGGCTTGATCTACAATAACGTGACTGCAACGGAGACACACCGATGA
- a CDS encoding spore germination protein, with amino-acid sequence MLKRDYRFITELRSVPISVDLADNKHYLSELFDDCSDFVIREFKLEHGPSAILFFIDGMANSDEINAAMRALMILEGGEQLIDNISESVLPVSQIQKADNYGDLLASVLGGDSGVIIDRNNKALLMGLRGAEKRSINEPETESVIRGPREGFVENIRTNTSMVRRKLKTPHLKMKPMVLGRESNTSIVVTYLEDLADPKMVEEVIGRLNKIDIDAVLESGYIEELIQDSAYSPFPQVQYTERPDMVAAALLQGRVGIMVDGTPFVLLVPFVFTEIMQASEDYYERFQISTLIRWLRYLFLILSMLTPALYVAITTYHQDLLPTTLLLSVAAAREAIPFPAVVEALIMEVTFEALREAGIRLPKTIGSAVSILGALVVGQAAVQAGIVSAPMVIVVSITGIASFTIPRFNGAIAVRMLRFPILIAASLFGLYGILVAIMLIIGHMASLRSFGVPYLSPLAPLSSSDLKDVLIRSPWWGMKKRPDFMHVQDAQRLGQELRDEIIVDSGQRGRHVPHQQDEKEGET; translated from the coding sequence TTGCTCAAGCGCGACTACCGGTTCATCACCGAGCTTCGTTCCGTTCCGATCTCTGTCGATCTGGCAGATAATAAGCATTACTTGAGTGAGCTGTTCGACGACTGCTCCGACTTCGTCATTCGCGAGTTCAAGCTGGAGCACGGGCCGAGCGCCATTCTGTTCTTCATCGACGGAATGGCCAATTCTGACGAGATTAATGCTGCGATGAGGGCTCTCATGATTCTCGAGGGCGGCGAGCAGCTGATCGACAACATATCGGAATCGGTGCTCCCGGTCTCGCAAATTCAGAAGGCCGACAATTACGGCGACCTGCTCGCTTCTGTGCTGGGAGGCGATTCCGGCGTCATTATAGACCGCAACAACAAGGCGCTGCTCATGGGCTTGCGGGGAGCCGAGAAGCGATCGATTAATGAACCCGAAACTGAATCGGTCATTCGTGGTCCTCGCGAAGGGTTTGTCGAAAATATACGCACCAATACTTCCATGGTCCGCCGCAAGCTGAAGACGCCGCATCTGAAGATGAAGCCGATGGTGCTTGGGCGGGAGAGCAATACGAGCATCGTGGTCACGTATCTGGAGGATCTCGCTGATCCGAAGATGGTCGAGGAGGTGATCGGACGCCTCAACAAAATCGATATCGACGCGGTGCTCGAGTCCGGCTATATCGAGGAGCTCATCCAAGATTCAGCGTACTCCCCCTTCCCGCAGGTGCAATATACGGAACGGCCGGACATGGTGGCAGCCGCGCTGCTACAAGGACGGGTCGGCATTATGGTCGACGGCACCCCGTTCGTCCTGCTCGTGCCGTTCGTCTTCACCGAAATTATGCAGGCGAGCGAGGACTATTACGAGCGATTCCAGATCTCGACGCTGATTCGCTGGCTGCGCTACTTGTTCTTGATCCTCTCCATGCTGACGCCGGCTCTCTATGTGGCGATTACGACGTATCATCAGGATTTGCTGCCTACGACACTGCTGCTGTCGGTAGCGGCGGCACGCGAAGCGATACCGTTCCCTGCGGTCGTCGAGGCGCTCATTATGGAGGTTACGTTCGAGGCGCTGAGGGAGGCTGGGATCCGACTGCCGAAGACGATCGGCTCGGCGGTCTCGATTCTCGGAGCGCTCGTCGTCGGTCAGGCCGCGGTGCAGGCGGGCATCGTATCGGCGCCGATGGTTATCGTCGTCTCGATTACCGGTATCGCCTCCTTCACGATCCCAAGGTTTAACGGGGCGATTGCCGTGCGAATGCTGCGCTTTCCGATCTTGATCGCCGCATCGCTATTCGGGCTATACGGCATTCTAGTAGCCATCATGCTCATCATCGGGCATATGGCAAGTCTGCGCTCGTTCGGCGTGCCTTACTTGTCTCCGCTCGCGCCGTTGTCGTCTTCTGACCTGAAGGATGTGCTCATACGCTCACCTTGGTGGGGTATGAAGAAGCGGCCCGACTTTATGCATGTACAGGATGCACAGCGCCTCGGGCAAGAGCTGCGCGACGAGATCATCGTCGACTCCGGCCAGCGGGGAAGACATGTGCCGCATCAGCAGGACGAGAAGGAGGGGGAAACGTAA
- the cls gene encoding cardiolipin synthase, with amino-acid sequence MLWLVIALSLFILQILIILIGEFRHPSKAMAWLFILFIVPVVGFVVYYFLAQEYRQRKKFKAKHPVNDLQQLDKRQKPLDYNVDEDMIVGWTEEPRLFTLLANIPGSLITRQNEVRVLTNAQTAYPAMLEAIESAERFVHFEFYIVRDDKTGRDFMNALVRKAREGVKVRCIFDGIGSYKLSDAYVAELRGAGCEVYFFLPAMIAFFDKRINYRNHRKIIVVDGKHGFLGGINIGDEYVGGDKKLGFWRDTHLAFSGDAVFLLQNTFLHDWHFVSGQRLADPDLYPEHHVESHKAVQIISSGPDAHWDAVLEMYFGAVTTAKKRIYITTPYFIPDPSLSMGLKTAATSGVDVRIIFPEVPDSRIVNHASLSYMEELMQAGVRFYAYQKGFIHAKVMIVDQLLATVGTANLDMRSFYNNFEINAVLFDRDSIRHLEADFLQDLKDSEELRLSEFEKRPRLQKAKEALARLLSPLM; translated from the coding sequence ATGCTTTGGCTTGTCATTGCGCTCAGCTTATTTATTTTACAAATTCTTATTATTCTCATCGGCGAATTCCGGCATCCGTCCAAGGCGATGGCTTGGCTCTTTATTTTGTTCATCGTACCGGTCGTCGGCTTCGTCGTCTATTACTTCCTGGCACAGGAATACAGACAGCGCAAGAAGTTTAAGGCGAAGCATCCGGTGAACGATCTTCAGCAGCTCGATAAGCGGCAGAAGCCGCTCGACTATAACGTGGATGAGGATATGATCGTCGGCTGGACGGAGGAGCCGCGCCTGTTCACCTTGCTTGCGAACATTCCCGGCTCGCTCATCACGCGGCAGAACGAGGTGCGTGTGCTGACGAACGCACAGACGGCATACCCTGCGATGCTGGAGGCGATCGAGTCGGCGGAGCGTTTTGTTCACTTTGAATTTTATATCGTGCGGGATGACAAGACAGGACGCGACTTCATGAATGCGCTGGTGCGCAAGGCGCGGGAAGGGGTGAAGGTGCGCTGCATCTTCGATGGGATCGGCAGCTACAAGCTGTCCGATGCGTATGTCGCCGAGCTGCGCGGCGCAGGCTGTGAGGTGTACTTCTTCTTGCCAGCGATGATCGCGTTCTTCGACAAGCGCATTAATTACCGGAATCACCGCAAAATTATCGTCGTGGACGGGAAGCATGGGTTTCTCGGCGGCATCAATATCGGGGACGAATACGTGGGCGGCGACAAGAAGCTCGGCTTCTGGCGAGATACGCATCTGGCGTTCAGCGGCGATGCAGTCTTCCTACTGCAGAATACGTTCCTTCATGACTGGCACTTCGTGAGCGGACAGCGCCTTGCTGATCCGGACCTGTATCCCGAGCATCACGTCGAGAGCCATAAGGCGGTGCAGATCATCTCGAGCGGACCTGACGCGCATTGGGATGCGGTGCTCGAGATGTACTTCGGGGCGGTTACGACAGCGAAGAAGCGAATTTATATAACGACCCCGTACTTCATACCGGACCCGAGCCTGAGCATGGGGCTGAAGACAGCGGCTACGAGCGGGGTCGACGTGCGCATTATTTTCCCCGAGGTGCCCGATTCGCGCATCGTGAATCACGCCTCGCTCTCCTATATGGAGGAGCTGATGCAGGCGGGCGTGCGCTTCTATGCGTATCAGAAGGGGTTCATCCACGCCAAGGTGATGATCGTCGACCAGCTGCTCGCGACGGTCGGCACGGCGAATCTCGATATGCGCAGCTTCTATAACAACTTCGAGATCAACGCGGTGCTGTTCGACCGCGATTCGATCCGCCATCTGGAGGCCGACTTCCTGCAGGATCTGAAGGACAGCGAGGAGCTGCGCCTGTCCGAGTTCGAGAAGCGCCCCCGCCTGCAGAAGGCGAAGGAGGCGCTGGCGCGGCTGCTGTCGCCGTTGATGTAG
- the ligD gene encoding non-homologous end-joining DNA ligase → MPASVRSKQAVKGTITIEGHELTITNPEKQLWPEMGITKAMYLEKLTQLAPYLLTYCRDRYLTTIRFPHGWNDKSFYQKNAPEPTPDFVKTAELDSIQYVELDSLPTLLWLGNLACLEFHPSFHRIGQALPVEWLIDIDPSLDPEPLIMEAAEIIGEILHSMNIRSVPKTSGATGVQIYIPIAAERAYQFEELRRIGAFVAQYAVQKHPELFTVERLKKHRGTRIYIDYLQHGYGKTLSAPYTPRARLAASVSTPLTWDEVALRPDPREFNLLTIVDRLRQKGDLIAQLPPQSLDHVLSILPSSGK, encoded by the coding sequence ATGCCTGCATCAGTCCGAAGCAAGCAAGCCGTCAAGGGTACGATAACGATTGAAGGACACGAGCTTACAATTACGAACCCTGAGAAGCAGCTCTGGCCCGAGATGGGCATCACGAAGGCGATGTATCTCGAGAAGCTGACCCAGCTCGCCCCTTACCTGCTGACGTACTGCCGCGACCGTTACTTGACGACGATCCGCTTCCCTCACGGCTGGAACGACAAGTCGTTCTACCAGAAGAATGCGCCCGAGCCGACACCTGACTTCGTTAAGACGGCCGAGCTGGACAGCATCCAGTACGTTGAGCTCGACTCGCTGCCGACGCTGCTCTGGCTCGGCAACCTCGCTTGCCTCGAGTTTCATCCGTCGTTCCATCGGATCGGGCAAGCGCTCCCCGTGGAGTGGCTGATTGACATCGATCCATCGCTCGACCCGGAGCCGCTCATCATGGAGGCGGCGGAGATTATAGGGGAGATCCTGCACAGCATGAACATCCGTTCCGTTCCGAAAACGTCCGGCGCTACCGGCGTCCAGATCTACATCCCGATCGCCGCCGAGCGCGCATACCAGTTCGAGGAGCTGCGCCGCATCGGCGCCTTCGTCGCTCAATATGCGGTGCAGAAGCATCCTGAGCTGTTCACCGTCGAGCGGCTGAAGAAGCACCGCGGTACCCGTATCTATATCGATTACCTCCAGCATGGGTACGGCAAGACGCTGTCGGCTCCGTACACCCCTCGCGCTCGGCTGGCTGCGAGCGTCTCGACGCCGCTGACGTGGGACGAGGTCGCGCTGCGGCCCGACCCGCGGGAGTTCAACCTGCTGACGATCGTCGACAGACTTCGCCAGAAGGGCGATCTGATCGCCCAGCTACCGCCGCAGAGCCTCGATCACGTGCTGTCAATTCTTCCATCGTCCGGGAAGTGA
- a CDS encoding HAMP domain-containing sensor histidine kinase, whose protein sequence is MMKHSTARSPLRRLAAALRTTSQAPNSLRFQLLSRSLLVLTALLIVIGVLQYVLMKDFLYRSKAESIHSQIMSISAETWRSFAEDMRDSNRRPMLFFPDASISYIDERGTVIAVPNGLSRQKLPKEAGRFPQKSQTRYQEQRQGGAYSILRTHDGDEQLVVERSIELRGQRAGSIQISVSTEPMREVVLRQTMIYLLLALAALVGGLLTLLPVIRRTLVPLFNLIGTVELIDAGKLNERFPTGQGQRELDRLAVSFNRMLERLETSFKAEQEAKEQMRRFVADASHELRTPLTSIHGFLEVLLRGAMHRPEQLKTSLTSMHSESVRINKLVSDLLLLAKLDRAPRMEWAVVDLAQLLDQMKPQLELLAGERELILQLPPRAQGTFDRDKLKQVVLNLFHNAVQHTDPQQGCIRLSVTADSDVLTLTVTDNGVGIPQEHVPHVFERFYRSDAARTRKSGGSGLGLAITQSIVELHGGHIRADSKDGEGSVFTVRLPVTGGSGAIG, encoded by the coding sequence ATGATGAAGCACAGCACTGCACGGTCACCGTTACGTCGTCTAGCGGCGGCACTGCGAACGACATCCCAAGCACCAAATTCGCTCCGCTTCCAGCTGCTCTCCCGCTCCCTGCTCGTTCTGACTGCGCTGCTCATCGTCATCGGCGTCCTCCAGTACGTACTGATGAAGGACTTCCTGTACCGCAGCAAGGCGGAGAGCATCCACAGCCAGATCATGTCCATCTCTGCTGAGACGTGGCGCAGCTTCGCGGAAGACATGAGGGACTCGAATCGTCGACCGATGCTGTTCTTCCCTGATGCGTCGATCAGCTACATCGATGAGAGGGGCACCGTAATAGCGGTGCCGAACGGCCTGTCGCGTCAGAAGCTCCCGAAGGAAGCGGGCCGCTTCCCGCAGAAGTCGCAAACTCGTTATCAGGAGCAGCGTCAAGGTGGCGCCTACTCGATCTTACGCACGCACGATGGAGACGAGCAGCTGGTCGTCGAGCGGTCGATCGAGCTGAGAGGGCAGCGGGCAGGCTCCATTCAGATCAGCGTCAGCACAGAGCCGATGCGCGAGGTCGTTCTGCGGCAGACGATGATCTACCTGCTGCTAGCACTTGCTGCGCTGGTGGGGGGTCTGCTGACGCTGCTGCCTGTCATCCGCCGCACGCTCGTGCCGCTGTTCAATCTGATCGGCACCGTCGAACTGATCGATGCCGGGAAGCTGAACGAGCGGTTCCCTACCGGGCAAGGACAGCGCGAGCTGGACCGGCTCGCCGTCTCCTTCAACCGGATGCTGGAGCGACTCGAGACTTCGTTCAAGGCCGAGCAGGAAGCGAAGGAGCAGATGCGCCGCTTCGTTGCCGACGCCTCGCACGAGCTGCGGACGCCGCTGACGAGCATCCACGGCTTCCTCGAGGTGCTGCTGCGCGGTGCGATGCATCGTCCCGAGCAGCTGAAGACGTCGCTGACGAGCATGCACAGCGAGTCGGTCCGCATCAACAAGCTGGTCAGCGATCTGCTGCTGCTGGCGAAGCTGGACCGCGCTCCCCGCATGGAGTGGGCTGTCGTGGACCTCGCGCAGCTGCTCGATCAGATGAAGCCGCAGCTAGAGCTGCTCGCTGGCGAACGGGAGCTCATCCTCCAGCTTCCGCCTCGTGCGCAAGGGACGTTCGACCGGGATAAGCTGAAGCAGGTCGTGCTGAATCTGTTCCACAACGCTGTACAGCATACCGATCCGCAGCAGGGCTGCATCAGGCTGTCGGTCACAGCAGACAGCGACGTATTGACGCTGACTGTCACCGACAATGGGGTCGGCATCCCGCAGGAGCATGTGCCACACGTCTTCGAGCGGTTCTACCGCAGCGATGCGGCACGAACGAGGAAGAGCGGCGGCTCGGGCCTCGGACTCGCGATCACGCAATCTATCGTTGAGCTGCATGGCGGGCACATTCGGGCCGACAGCAAGGATGGCGAAGGCAGTGTGTTCACGGTTCGTCTGCCGGTGACAGGCGGCAGTGGAGCAATCGGTTAG
- a CDS encoding response regulator transcription factor encodes MNSPYTGVKILIVDDEPNILQFLEMGLMYEGFEVQKAPDGMTAVAMAQEFKPHLAILDVMMPGMDGFEVCKLLKKAAPIAIIMLTAKDEVDDRVKGLTLGADDYMSKPFSFEELLARIQARLRNQFPHVMAESVYGPFRLDDRRKEITYEDRVLTLSPTEYELLTYMVVHHGVVQSKSTLLDKVWGYDFGGEENIVEVYIRSLRDKLGDKEHKRIRTLRGAGYRLDLS; translated from the coding sequence ATGAACAGCCCTTATACAGGTGTAAAAATATTAATCGTCGACGATGAGCCGAACATTCTGCAGTTTCTGGAGATGGGACTCATGTATGAAGGCTTCGAGGTGCAGAAGGCTCCAGACGGCATGACCGCCGTCGCGATGGCGCAGGAGTTCAAGCCTCACCTGGCAATTCTCGATGTGATGATGCCCGGCATGGACGGGTTCGAGGTATGTAAGCTGTTGAAAAAAGCAGCCCCTATCGCCATCATCATGCTGACAGCGAAGGACGAGGTGGACGATCGGGTGAAGGGACTGACGCTCGGCGCCGACGATTATATGAGCAAGCCGTTCAGCTTCGAGGAGCTGCTGGCACGCATTCAGGCACGGCTGCGCAATCAGTTCCCGCATGTGATGGCCGAGTCGGTGTACGGTCCGTTCCGTCTCGATGATAGACGTAAGGAGATTACGTACGAGGATCGCGTGCTGACGCTGTCACCGACAGAGTATGAGCTGTTGACGTACATGGTCGTCCACCACGGTGTCGTGCAGAGCAAGAGTACTCTGCTGGACAAGGTGTGGGGGTATGATTTTGGCGGGGAGGAAAATATTGTCGAGGTGTATATCCGTTCTCTGCGTGACAAGCTCGGGGATAAGGAGCATAAGCGTATTCGCACGCTGCGGGGGGCCGGCTATCGGCTGGATCTGTCATGA
- a CDS encoding hemolysin family protein, whose translation MVLNLVLVAVLILLTAFFVATEFAIIKLRSTRVDQLVLEGRSNAIAVQQVQNNLDGYLSACQLGITITALGLGWLGEPTVEKLLHPLFSSLGVGEDMSHLISFLTAFILITYLHVVLGELAPKTLAIQKAEQISLLVAKPIMYFYKIMYPFIWLLNGSANALIRTFGLKAAKEHEEAHSEEEIQIIVSESYQSGKINKTEFGYVNRIFAFDEMLAREIMVPRMDMVCLYTNNTLEENLEIIRREQYTRFPVAKESKDNIVGIINTKQFFLNYDNRSDNFDFNKLIHPVLTVPEYMPVNKLLTRMQKERVHIALLVDEYGGTSGLITMEDILEEIVGEIRDEFDADEAKEIEKLEDNRYMLDGKVLLTEVNELFGTSMDNESVDTIGGWLYVQNPDIQIGESFVHEELTFTVVKKDAHRIRKIEAVKRSGASEDSGEDGTVQTLEADVKAMTRD comes from the coding sequence ATGGTTCTTAATCTTGTTCTTGTCGCTGTGCTTATTTTATTGACTGCCTTCTTCGTCGCAACAGAATTCGCGATTATCAAGCTACGCTCCACTCGCGTGGATCAGCTTGTATTGGAAGGAAGAAGCAACGCGATTGCAGTACAGCAGGTGCAAAACAATCTGGATGGCTACTTGTCCGCCTGCCAGCTCGGCATTACGATTACCGCGCTCGGACTTGGATGGCTCGGGGAGCCGACGGTCGAGAAGCTGCTGCATCCACTGTTCTCAAGCCTCGGGGTCGGTGAGGATATGTCGCACCTGATTTCTTTTCTAACTGCATTCATACTCATTACGTACCTGCACGTCGTGCTTGGTGAGCTGGCGCCGAAGACTCTGGCTATTCAGAAGGCGGAGCAGATCAGCTTGCTCGTTGCGAAGCCGATCATGTACTTCTATAAGATCATGTATCCATTCATCTGGCTCCTGAACGGCTCGGCGAATGCACTGATTCGTACGTTCGGACTGAAGGCGGCGAAGGAGCATGAGGAAGCCCACTCGGAGGAAGAGATTCAGATCATCGTCTCGGAAAGCTACCAGAGCGGCAAAATCAACAAAACCGAGTTCGGCTACGTGAACCGGATCTTCGCCTTCGACGAAATGCTGGCCCGTGAAATCATGGTTCCGCGCATGGATATGGTATGTCTATACACGAACAATACGCTCGAGGAGAATCTCGAGATCATTCGCCGCGAGCAGTATACGCGCTTCCCGGTGGCGAAGGAGAGCAAGGACAATATTGTCGGTATCATCAATACGAAGCAATTCTTCTTGAATTATGACAACCGCTCGGACAACTTCGACTTCAACAAGCTGATTCATCCGGTGCTGACGGTGCCGGAGTACATGCCGGTCAACAAGCTGCTGACCCGCATGCAGAAGGAGCGCGTACATATCGCGTTGCTCGTCGACGAATACGGCGGCACATCAGGCCTCATCACGATGGAGGACATTCTCGAGGAGATCGTCGGCGAGATTCGCGACGAATTCGACGCAGACGAAGCGAAGGAGATCGAGAAGCTGGAGGATAACCGCTACATGCTCGACGGTAAGGTGCTGCTGACCGAGGTGAACGAGCTGTTCGGTACTTCGATGGACAACGAATCGGTTGACACCATCGGCGGCTGGCTTTATGTACAGAATCCGGACATCCAGATCGGCGAGTCGTTCGTGCATGAGGAGCTGACCTTCACTGTTGTGAAGAAGGACGCCCACCGCATTCGCAAAATCGAAGCAGTGAAGCGCTCAGGCGCTTCGGAGGATAGCGGCGAGGACGGTACGGTACAGACGCTGGAGGCGGATGTGAAGGCGATGACGCGGGATTAG